The sequence CTCCGGCACCGGATAAGTAGTGTACATCGCATTTATCAAGGATCCCCTGTTTGCGCCAATAGTCGCAGGCCAGGTACATGATCTTATGGGGTGCCCCACCACATTTGATCGGACTTGTGGGATTTGTGAATATGGCTGTTCCTCCTTTAAAGTTTTTGATCAGCTCCCAAGTATAAGGTGCCATGTCGAAAGCATAGTTACTGCTTACATTATTTTTGCCCAATGTTTCTTTACAGCCCTGGATCTTATTCCAATCCAGCTGAATACTCGGACAAACCACCATCGCATCATAAGAATAGGCAGCACCGCTTTTACAGACAACCTTATTCTCATCCGGTACGAAACTTTCCACGGCATCCTTGATCCAGGTAGCTTTGGAAGGAATAAAATCTACTTCATTCCTGACTGTTTTATTGATATCAAATATACCTGCCCCAACTAATGTCCATGCCGGTTGATAATAGTGTTTTTCGGATGGTTCAATAATACTGATCTGAAGATCTTTTTCCTTTGCCAGCAGTTGGGCTGCAACAGATAGTCCGGCGTTTCCGCCACCAACTATAATTATTTTTTTTACAGGCATATCTTTTGATTTAAAGATTATCCAATAAATCTATGAGATCAATTATGCTCAAATGGTAACTTTTGTTACATACCTGAACCATTGTGAAGGATATAACTCAGGCCTTCATTACTTTACTCTGGCAAACAAAATCTGTTTTTGGGATTGTTGTTTCACTGATGCTTTTAAATCCGCCTTCGATCTCAGTAAAGTTCCTGTAACCCCTTGCCTGCAAGATGGAGGCAGCGATCATGCTACGGTATCCACCTGCGCAATGGATGTAAAAATGCTCCTCCGGATTGATATCCTTGATCCAGTCGTTTATATAGGCTAATGGACGGTTGTAAGCATTTTCCACATGTTCTGCCGAGTATTCACTTTCCTTACGTACATCAATCACTTTTTCTGTTTCAAGATTGGCTTCTTTTGCAAACTGTTCGGCTGTGATCCGGTCTACTACATCTGCTTCTTTACCAGCTGCCAGCCAGGCCGCAAACCCACCTTTCAGGTGTCCCAGGATATTATCAAAACCAACCCTGCTTAAGCGGGTAACGGCTTCTTCTTCCAGCCCCGGATCTGTTACTAGCAGGAGCGGCTGTTTTACATCCACGATCATAGAACCAACCCATGGCGCAAAGTCTCCCGAGAGGCCAATATTTACCGATTGCGGGATAAACCCCTTGTAGAATTCATTATTTGAACGGGTATCAAGTACCAGCGCTTCTGTATTTTCTGCAGCGGCCTCAAATTCATCTGGTGTAAGCGCGCGCATGCCATTATTCAAAACGGTTTCGAAACTTTCATAGCCTTGTTTGTTCATGGCTACATTCAACCCGAAGTAGGCAGGCGGTGGAGTTAACCCTTCGGTTACCGCTTTGATGAAGGCCTCCTTATTAGGTTGGTTCAGGGCATAATTCACCCTTTTCTGGTTGCCCAGGGTATCCACGGTTTCTTTCATCATATTTTTTCCGCAGGCACTTCCGGCGCCATGGGCAGGATATACAATCACATCGTCCGCCAGTGGCATGATCTTGGTGGTCAGGCTTTCATACAGTAGTCCGGCTAATTCTTCCTGTGTCATATGGGCAGCCTTTTGTGCAAGATCCGGGCGACCAACATCACCCAGGAATAAGGTATCACCACTAAAGATGCAATGGTCTTTTCCATTTTCATCTTTTAGAAGATAGGTGGTGCTTTCCATGGTATGCCCGGGTGTATGTAATACTTTAATGGTTACATCACCCACTTTGAACTCCTGGCCATCTTTAGCCGAGATGAATTCAAATTCAGGTTTTGCATTTGGACCATAAACAATTGCTGCCCCTGTAGCTTTCGCGAGGTCTACGTGCCCACTCACAAAATCAGCATGGAAGTGGGTTTCCAGGATGTATTTTAATTTGACCTTGTCTTTTTCCAACCTGGCAATGTAGGGCTGGGTTTCACGTAGCGGATCAATAATAACGGCTTCGCCATTGCTGGTAATATAATATGCTCCCTGTGCAAGGCATCCGGTATAAATTTGTTCTATAGTCATTGTATGTTATTTTTTGTGTAGATGGTTATTGTTTTGATTAAATGGATTTAAGTGCAAGATACCAGTCCACCATTTCAAGATTACTGGACTTCCTCTCTGCCAGTGCTTTAATGGTTTTTGGCGCAGGAACAATTACTTTTTTGCCAGGTTCCCAGTTTAGTGGCATGGCACATTTGTTGGTATCTGAAGTTTGCAAGGCTAGTAAGGTCCGTTTAATTTCTTCCATATTCCTGCCAATATTAAGCGGATAGTACATGATGAGCCGAACCTTTCCTTCCGGGTCAATCATGAATACTGCCCTCACGGCTGAAGTTTCACTTTCACCTGGCTGTAGCATGCCATATAATTTTGCCACCTTCATGTCTATATCAGCAATAATGGGAAATTCAAACAGGATACCCGTTTTTTCCTGAACGGCATTTACCCAGGCAATATGGGAATGGATACTGTCTATGCTGAGACCCATCAGTTTGGTATTATGCGCAGCAAAGAATTCTTTTTCTTTGGCAAACCCACTCAACTCAGTGGTACAAACTGGTGTGAAGTCTGCAGGATGTGAGAACAGGATAACCCAGCTTCCTTTATTGTAATCTGAGAAATTTAATTGACCAATGGTTGTCAATGCGTCAAAATCCGGGGCTTTATCGCCAATCCTGGGCATTGTGTATGTTAATTGTTGTTCCATATTATTAGTTTTGAAAGTCAAATTTCGATGTAATTATATAACTGGATGGTAACATTGGTTACATTACTGTTGTTCTAGTGACCGCCGCCTCCGGGGAAGAAAATTTCCTTGATAATGATGTAGAATCCCATCACCAGTACAAACCAGCCAAAGCTTTTTTTCAATTTCTCACCAGGGATTTTCTTAGATAGCAGGATGCCTATAAATATACCGGCTACTGCAAATCCCATAAACTCCAGTAATAATTTCCATTCGATTACCTGGTTGCCTTGCAGGTCACCGATAAACCCGATCAGCGATTTCGCGGCAATGATGAACAGGGAAGTGCCTACAGCTAATTTCATGGGCATCCGGGCCAGTATAACCAATGCGGGAATGATCAGGAAACCGCCACCCGCACCTACTAATCCGGTCAGCATACCTACCACGAGTCCTTCCAACAGGATCATCGGATAATTGTATACCATAGGGGTATCCTCATCTGGCGCTTCCTTTTTGCCTGGCCGGATCATACTGATCGATGCAGCAATCATCACCACTGCAAATAATAACATCAGGGCAATCGATTTGGTTATCACCAGACTGCCAACAGTAAAGAGTTCATTTGGAATCAGGGGAACCAGCCACATGCGGGTCGCATAAACCGCTGCAATTGACGGGATCCCGAAAATGAATACGGTTTTAAAATCCACCCTTTTCTGGGTGGCGCTTTGAATACCTCCTACGAGGGAGGTCGCACCAACTATAAAAAGGGAGTATGCCGTAGCAAGGACAGGATTTATACCCATTACATAGACCAGAATGGGAACTGTTAAAATTGATCCGCCACTGCCTATTAGGCCAAGTGACAGACCCACCATAGTTGCCAAAACAAGACTTAATATTTCCGTCATAGTTGAATTATTATGACGCAAAGTTGTTTAAGCCCAATCTCAAACTTGGTTACAAAAGTTACATATGGGCAAATAATTTCACTTTTTTGCCCTTTTTAATCAGAATTGTGCCATAATGTAAGCCTTAAACTTAGGCAAAAACTTAAAGGAACCTTTGCTGACGGCATGTACCTTACCACTGTTACCCAGAGAGGGAAGTTGAAGTGGATGGTAATGGCGGCACCTTTTTAAATTTCGTGGAGTTTATCT comes from Flavihumibacter fluvii and encodes:
- a CDS encoding sulfite exporter TauE/SafE family protein; the encoded protein is MTEILSLVLATMVGLSLGLIGSGGSILTVPILVYVMGINPVLATAYSLFIVGATSLVGGIQSATQKRVDFKTVFIFGIPSIAAVYATRMWLVPLIPNELFTVGSLVITKSIALMLLFAVVMIAASISMIRPGKKEAPDEDTPMVYNYPMILLEGLVVGMLTGLVGAGGGFLIIPALVILARMPMKLAVGTSLFIIAAKSLIGFIGDLQGNQVIEWKLLLEFMGFAVAGIFIGILLSKKIPGEKLKKSFGWFVLVMGFYIIIKEIFFPGGGGH
- a CDS encoding peroxiredoxin encodes the protein MEQQLTYTMPRIGDKAPDFDALTTIGQLNFSDYNKGSWVILFSHPADFTPVCTTELSGFAKEKEFFAAHNTKLMGLSIDSIHSHIAWVNAVQEKTGILFEFPIIADIDMKVAKLYGMLQPGESETSAVRAVFMIDPEGKVRLIMYYPLNIGRNMEEIKRTLLALQTSDTNKCAMPLNWEPGKKVIVPAPKTIKALAERKSSNLEMVDWYLALKSI
- a CDS encoding MBL fold metallo-hydrolase; this encodes MTIEQIYTGCLAQGAYYITSNGEAVIIDPLRETQPYIARLEKDKVKLKYILETHFHADFVSGHVDLAKATGAAIVYGPNAKPEFEFISAKDGQEFKVGDVTIKVLHTPGHTMESTTYLLKDENGKDHCIFSGDTLFLGDVGRPDLAQKAAHMTQEELAGLLYESLTTKIMPLADDVIVYPAHGAGSACGKNMMKETVDTLGNQKRVNYALNQPNKEAFIKAVTEGLTPPPAYFGLNVAMNKQGYESFETVLNNGMRALTPDEFEAAAENTEALVLDTRSNNEFYKGFIPQSVNIGLSGDFAPWVGSMIVDVKQPLLLVTDPGLEEEAVTRLSRVGFDNILGHLKGGFAAWLAAGKEADVVDRITAEQFAKEANLETEKVIDVRKESEYSAEHVENAYNRPLAYINDWIKDINPEEHFYIHCAGGYRSMIAASILQARGYRNFTEIEGGFKSISETTIPKTDFVCQSKVMKA